In the genome of Nymphaea colorata isolate Beijing-Zhang1983 chromosome 9, ASM883128v2, whole genome shotgun sequence, one region contains:
- the LOC116260926 gene encoding sorbitol dehydrogenase-like: protein MGEVAGFDESPVEVEENMGAFLIAANVLKVQPFKLPPVGPLEVRLRMKAVGICATDVHYLKEMEVAGKVVKEPLVIGHECAGIVEEVGSEVKNVAVGDRVAVEPGVSCWRCDLCKNGRYNLCPDVKFLATPPYHGGLAHQIVHPADLCFKIPDNVTLEEGAMIEPLSVSIHACLRAVAGPDTNVLIVGAGPLGLMTMITARAFGSPKIVIVDVDEQRLAFAESLGADKCVKVSADVKDMAEEVVEMQKAMGGPIDITFECVGFSKTMSTALKATRSGGKVCLLGLGHSQLTVPLTAAAAREVDVLGVFRFKNTYPLCAEFMGSGKIDVKPLITHRFGFSQEEIEKAFEVSAQGGNAIKVMFNL from the exons ATGGGGGAAGTAGCAGGTTTCGATGAAAGCCCGGTTGAGGTTGAGGAGAACATGGGAGCGTTTCTTATTGCAGCAAACGTTCTTAAAGTCCAACCTTTCAAGCTCCCCCCGGTTG GTCCTCTTGAGGTCCGACTGAGAATGAAGGCTGTGGGCATCTGCGCAACTGACGTTCACTACCTAAAG GAAATGGAAGTTGCAGGAAAAGTGGTGAAGGAGCCACTCGTAATCGGGCATGAGTGCGCCGGAATTGTGGAAGAAGTGGGCAGCGAGGTGAAGAACGTAGCGGTGGGAGACCGGGTGGCCGTAGAGCCAGGCGTCAGCTGCTGGAGATGCGATCTCTGCAAGAATGGCAGATACAATCTGTGCCCTGATGTTAAGTTCTTGGCAACACCTCCTTATCATGGTGGTCTAGCTCATCAG ATTGTTCATCCTGCTGATCTATGTTTCAAGATCCCTGATAATGTGACTTTGGAGGAAGGAGCAATGATCGAACCACTGAGTGTGAGCATACATGCTTGCCTGCGGGCGGTGGCCGGGCCGGATACCAATGTTCTGATAGTGGGTGCAGGCCCACTTGGGCTTATGACCATGATCACGGCTCGAGCCTTCGGCTCCCCAAAGATTGTGATCGTGGATGTTGATGAACAGCGGCTTGCTTTTGCTGAATCCCTTGGCGCAGACAAATGCGTCAAGGTTTCTGCAGATGTGAAG GACATGGCCGAAGAAGTGGTTGAGATGCAGAAAGCAATGGGTGGTCCGATTGATATCACCTTTGAATGTGTTGGCTTTAGCAAGACCATGTCGACTGCTCTTAAGGCAACCCGGTCGGGTGGTAAAGTTTGCCTCCTGGGCTTGGGCCACAGCCAGTTGACTGTACCTCTCACCGCTGCTGCAGCAAG GGAAGTGGACGTTCTGGGAGTCTTCCGATTCAAGAACACTTACCCACTCTGTGCCGAGTTCATGGGAAGTGGAAAGATTGATGTGAAGCCACTCATCACCCACAGATTTGGGTTTTCACAGGAGGAGATTGAGAAAGCCTTTGAGGTCAGTGCTCAAGGAGGGAATGCCATCAAGGTGATGTTCAATCTCTAG